From Bacteroidia bacterium, the proteins below share one genomic window:
- a CDS encoding DMT family transporter: protein MKKQKAGLYPLQVWLVYIFLVIVWGASYFFIKRGLVVFNPAQIAMIRIGVASAGLLPVAIFYLNKQIKLPLLPLFLAGIFGNLIPAFLFSIAQQFIQSSTAGILNSLTPVFTLLFGAWLFSTEITWRKVAGICLGLIGAISLVLLKPGGGIESNVKYGALIILATGFYGININILKKHFHDVPAAAVSAICLLMIGPICWAGLFFSDVFYKLSTVQGAWESFMYLVILGFLNTAIALVLFNWLIKQTSALFASTGTFLTLIISILLGALDHEAITGMHLAGMCVILTGVWLTTRS from the coding sequence TTGAAAAAGCAAAAAGCAGGATTATATCCGCTACAAGTTTGGCTGGTATATATCTTTTTGGTAATTGTTTGGGGGGCATCTTATTTCTTCATTAAAAGAGGCTTAGTTGTTTTTAATCCTGCTCAAATTGCCATGATACGTATTGGAGTTGCAAGTGCAGGATTATTACCGGTAGCCATTTTTTATCTAAACAAGCAGATAAAACTTCCCTTATTGCCACTATTTTTAGCCGGGATTTTTGGGAACTTAATACCGGCATTTTTGTTTAGTATAGCACAGCAGTTTATCCAGAGTTCTACAGCCGGAATTCTAAATTCATTAACGCCGGTATTTACGCTACTTTTCGGGGCATGGTTATTTTCAACCGAAATTACGTGGCGGAAAGTAGCCGGAATCTGCTTAGGTTTGATTGGTGCTATCAGTTTGGTCTTACTAAAGCCCGGAGGCGGTATAGAGTCAAACGTTAAGTATGGAGCTTTAATTATCTTAGCTACAGGTTTTTATGGTATAAATATTAATATTTTAAAGAAGCATTTTCACGATGTTCCGGCTGCCGCAGTTTCGGCAATATGTTTGCTTATGATTGGGCCAATATGCTGGGCAGGGTTGTTTTTTTCAGATGTTTTTTATAAACTTTCTACGGTACAAGGGGCTTGGGAGTCTTTTATGTATTTAGTAATACTGGGCTTTTTGAATACTGCTATTGCCTTAGTATTATTTAATTGGCTAATTAAGCAAACAAGTGCGCTGTTTGCCTCTACCGGAACATTTTTAACACTGATAATTTCAATACTTTTGGGAGCCCTTGACCATGAGGCTATTACAGGTATGCACTTAGCAGGTATGTGTGTGATATTAACAGGCGTTTGGCTTACCACACGCAGTTAA
- a CDS encoding polyprenyl synthetase family protein: protein MGETLEDIQAPIAQELAQFERYFRSSMQTRVVLLDTIMRYILRRKGKQMRPLFVLLSAQVCGGIQPATYRGAALVELLHTATLVHDDVVDDSDQRRGFFSLNALWKNKIAVLVGDFLLSKGLLMSLEHNDFELLKIVSNAVKMMSEGELLQIEKSRILNIDEPIYFDIIRQKTASLIASCCACGAASTNNDPEIIEKMRRFGELAGIAFQIKDDLFDYGTQAVGKPLGIDIKEKKLTLPLIHALNQASWIERRKILFTIRYQNTDYKKLQTLYKFVNEHNGIEYAKQAMENYVKQALAILNTFPDTPPKKSLEALVQFILYRTN, encoded by the coding sequence ATGGGTGAAACATTGGAAGATATTCAGGCTCCAATTGCGCAGGAATTAGCGCAGTTTGAGCGATACTTTAGGTCTTCCATGCAGACGCGCGTTGTTCTGTTAGATACTATTATGCGCTACATCCTGCGGCGAAAAGGAAAGCAGATGCGCCCATTATTTGTGCTTCTTTCAGCCCAAGTCTGCGGTGGAATACAACCCGCGACCTACCGCGGTGCAGCTTTGGTAGAATTACTGCATACTGCTACGCTTGTTCATGATGATGTGGTAGATGACTCCGATCAAAGACGCGGATTCTTCTCCTTAAATGCTCTTTGGAAAAACAAAATAGCTGTTCTTGTAGGCGATTTTTTGCTCTCCAAGGGATTACTTATGTCTTTGGAACACAATGACTTTGAACTTCTGAAAATTGTTTCTAATGCAGTTAAGATGATGAGTGAAGGGGAACTTCTTCAAATAGAAAAATCTCGTATCCTGAATATTGATGAGCCTATTTACTTTGACATTATCCGGCAAAAGACCGCTTCCTTAATTGCATCCTGCTGCGCCTGCGGAGCTGCCAGTACCAATAATGACCCAGAAATTATTGAAAAAATGCGCCGATTCGGCGAACTCGCCGGAATAGCCTTCCAAATCAAAGATGACTTATTTGACTACGGAACACAAGCTGTCGGAAAACCACTCGGAATTGATATAAAAGAAAAAAAACTAACCCTCCCGCTAATTCATGCCCTAAACCAAGCCTCTTGGATTGAACGCAGAAAAATCTTATTTACAATTAGATACCAAAATACCGACTATAAAAAATTACAGACTCTCTATAAATTTGTGAATGAACATAATGGCATAGAATATGCCAAACAAGCTATGGAAAATTATGTAAAACAAGCATTAGCTATTTTAAACACCTTCCCAGATACCCCGCCCAAAAAATCATTAGAAGCACTTGTGCAATTTATATTATACAGAACCAATTAA
- the ruvB gene encoding Holliday junction branch migration DNA helicase RuvB: MRNPHIESQFLPEDVEEKALRPKRFEDFLGQHKNVKNLKVFTQAALLRQEALDHVLLHGPPGLGKTTLAAIIAQELQANLKTTSGPVIEKPGDLAGLLTNLEKGDVLFIDEIHRLSPVVEEYLYSAMEDFKIDILIETGPNARSIEIKLNPFTLVGATTRAGLLTSPMLARFGIQCRLEYYDTELLKQIVVRSAKMLRINTSEDAAIEIARRSRGTPRIANRLLRRSRDFAQIENQGNLSKELAQYALAALEVDSAGLDKMDNNLLLTLLEKFGGGPVGINTLATAIGEDAETIEEVYEPYLIMEGFLKRTPRGREATIKAYTHFGKIPPTQHSQLF, from the coding sequence ATGCGTAATCCACATATAGAATCGCAGTTTTTACCGGAAGATGTAGAGGAAAAAGCCTTACGTCCCAAACGATTTGAAGATTTTTTAGGCCAGCATAAAAATGTTAAAAACCTAAAAGTGTTTACTCAGGCGGCGTTATTGCGTCAAGAAGCCTTAGATCACGTATTGCTTCATGGCCCCCCAGGTTTGGGAAAAACAACCTTAGCGGCTATAATAGCTCAGGAATTACAAGCTAACCTCAAAACAACAAGTGGCCCCGTTATCGAAAAACCTGGAGACTTAGCCGGATTATTAACCAATCTTGAAAAGGGAGATGTCCTGTTTATTGATGAAATTCACCGACTTAGCCCCGTTGTAGAAGAATATTTGTATTCCGCAATGGAAGATTTTAAAATTGATATTTTGATAGAAACAGGCCCTAATGCCCGCTCTATTGAAATCAAATTGAACCCCTTTACCTTAGTTGGAGCAACTACCCGTGCCGGGCTGCTTACCTCTCCAATGTTAGCTCGTTTTGGCATTCAATGTCGGTTAGAGTATTACGACACAGAACTATTAAAACAAATTGTTGTGAGATCTGCTAAAATGCTGAGAATAAATACATCCGAAGATGCTGCCATAGAAATAGCTCGTAGAAGCCGAGGTACCCCCCGAATTGCTAACCGCTTACTACGCAGATCCAGAGATTTTGCACAAATTGAAAATCAAGGCAACCTTTCCAAAGAGCTTGCCCAATATGCCTTAGCTGCCCTTGAAGTGGATTCCGCAGGACTTGATAAAATGGATAACAACTTACTTTTGACGTTATTAGAAAAATTTGGCGGCGGACCGGTGGGCATTAATACATTAGCAACAGCTATTGGAGAAGATGCCGAAACCATCGAAGAGGTTTATGAACCATACTTAATTATGGAAGGTTTCCTAAAAAGAACTCCGCGTGGGCGCGAAGCCACAATAAAAGCCTATACTCACTTTGGAAAAATTCCCCCAACCCAGCATAGCCAGCTATTTTAA
- a CDS encoding antibiotic biosynthesis monooxygenase, with protein MIQRIVRLEFRPEYITEFSQLFSESKELIRAMPGCLYLELLEDLDNKSVRYTISHWESPEHLENYRNSEVFKNIWTKTKTLFAAKPIVYSLVSEMVIS; from the coding sequence ATGATTCAACGTATTGTTAGACTGGAATTTAGACCGGAATACATAACCGAATTTTCACAACTATTCAGTGAGTCTAAGGAATTGATACGAGCTATGCCCGGCTGCCTTTATTTAGAACTCTTAGAAGATTTGGATAATAAATCAGTAAGATATACTATAAGCCACTGGGAATCACCTGAACACTTAGAAAACTACCGTAATAGTGAGGTTTTTAAGAATATTTGGACAAAAACAAAAACCTTATTCGCAGCAAAGCCGATTGTTTATAGCTTAGTCTCTGAAATGGTTATTTCATAA